TAGCTTGAGAATAGAGGAGTTTTGGATATGAAAGTATGGTGGCTTCATCTAAGCCTTGTGGGATGCTCGCTGAATCATCATTGACAGAGAAAGAGGCTGCAGTAGTATTCATGGAGTTTCTGCGAAGGAAGGGGTGGTTTCTGTTGTTAGTATTGGAACGGAAGCGAGTGTAGATGTAATAACAATATGTGATGATTATGAGAGCTAGAAGGATCCCAAAAGAAATTCCAATGCTATAGCCATAGGGTCCAACGGTTTCTGGACCTTGATTATCACTGGGTTCATCTTTGGTTG
This portion of the Coffea arabica cultivar ET-39 chromosome 2e, Coffea Arabica ET-39 HiFi, whole genome shotgun sequence genome encodes:
- the LOC113729692 gene encoding RING-H2 finger protein ATL70-like, giving the protein MNSTSEATKDEPSDNQGPETVGPYGYSIGISFGILLALIIITYCYYIYTRFRSNTNNRNHPFLRRNSMNTTAASFSVNDDSASIPQGLDEATILSYPKLLYSQAKNPEGAGTASGCSICLQDYKDTDMLRLLPECGHFFHLKCVDPWLKLNPTCPVCRNSPMPSPLEHPLAVENMVPLSTR